A window of the Deltaproteobacteria bacterium genome harbors these coding sequences:
- a CDS encoding 4a-hydroxytetrahydrobiopterin dehydratase, with protein MRARRLTDTEIADALKLLPGWRIESGKLHVKWKFTGFPEAIGFMSAIAAEAQAMDHHPEWFNVWAYITVDLITHDLKAISDLDTALARKMQALASRLGAEPQV; from the coding sequence ATGCGCGCGAGAAGACTGACGGATACCGAAATTGCTGACGCCCTGAAGCTGCTTCCTGGTTGGCGGATCGAGAGCGGCAAGCTCCATGTGAAATGGAAATTCACCGGATTTCCTGAGGCAATCGGCTTTATGTCGGCCATCGCCGCGGAGGCGCAGGCAATGGATCACCATCCTGAGTGGTTTAATGTCTGGGCCTACATCACCGTTGATCTCATCACCCATGATCTCAAGGCAATCTCTGACCTCGACACCGCGCTTGCCCGGAAAATGCAAGCTCTGGCATCCCGCCTAGGCGCTGAGCCTCAAGTCTGA